The Streptomyces sp. NBC_01275 genome has a segment encoding these proteins:
- the whiA gene encoding DNA-binding protein WhiA → MAMTAAVKDEISRLPVTRTCCRKAEVSAVLRFAGGLHLVSGRIVIEAELDTAMAARRLKRDILEIFGHSSELIVMAPGGLRRGSRYVVRVVAGGDQLARQTGLVDGRGRPIRGLPPQVVSGATCDAEAAWRGAFLAHGSLTEPGRSSSLEVTCPGPEAALALVGAARRLSIAAKAREVRGVDRVVVRDGDAIGALLTRLGAHESVLAWEERRMRREVRATANRLANFDDANLRRSARAAVAAGARVQRALEILGDEVPEHLAAAGRLRMDHKQASLEELGALADPPLTKDAVAGRIRRLLAMADKRASDLGIAGTDANLSEDLADNLVG, encoded by the coding sequence ATGGCGATGACGGCAGCGGTGAAGGACGAGATCTCCCGGCTCCCCGTCACCCGGACCTGCTGCAGAAAGGCGGAGGTCTCGGCCGTCCTGCGGTTCGCCGGCGGCCTCCACCTGGTGAGCGGGCGGATCGTGATCGAGGCGGAGTTGGACACGGCGATGGCGGCCCGCCGGCTCAAGCGGGACATCCTGGAGATCTTCGGCCACAGCTCGGAACTGATCGTGATGGCGCCGGGCGGTCTGCGCCGCGGCTCGCGGTACGTCGTGCGGGTGGTCGCCGGCGGCGACCAGCTGGCCCGGCAGACGGGACTGGTGGACGGCCGCGGCCGGCCGATCAGGGGACTGCCCCCGCAGGTGGTCTCCGGGGCGACCTGTGACGCGGAGGCGGCCTGGCGCGGGGCCTTCCTCGCGCACGGCTCGCTCACCGAGCCCGGCCGCTCCTCCTCCCTCGAGGTGACCTGTCCGGGCCCGGAGGCCGCGCTCGCGCTGGTCGGCGCCGCCCGCCGGCTGTCGATCGCCGCGAAGGCCCGCGAGGTGCGCGGAGTCGACCGGGTCGTCGTCCGCGACGGCGACGCGATCGGCGCGCTGCTGACCCGGCTGGGCGCCCATGAGTCGGTACTGGCCTGGGAGGAGCGCCGGATGCGCCGCGAGGTGCGCGCCACGGCCAACCGCCTCGCCAACTTCGACGACGCCAACCTGCGCCGCTCGGCCCGTGCGGCCGTCGCCGCCGGAGCCCGGGTCCAGCGGGCCCTGGAGATCCTCGGCGACGAGGTCCCCGAGCACCTCGCGGCCGCCGGCCGGCTGCGCATGGACCACAAGCAGGCGTCCCTGGAAGAGCTCGGCGCGCTCGCCGACCCGCCGCTGACCAAGGACGCGGTGGCCGGACGTATCCGCCGGCTGCTGGCGATGGCCGACAAGCGGGCCTCCGACCTGGGCATCGCGGGCACGGACGCCAACCTCTCCGAGGACCTCGCCGACAACCTGGTCGGCTGA
- the rapZ gene encoding RNase adapter RapZ: MSEHDAHPTPERDQAPTAAPQEAPRETGEDAVPQDALQAGPPHDASQAGPAHDASLPQDAPHDSPQQEARQEDGAQVSTDVTPPGIPEAAIPELVIISGMSGAGRSTAAKCLEDLGWFVVDNLPPALIPTMVELGARSQGNVARIAVVVDVRGRRFFDNLRESLADLESRNVTRRIVFLESSDDALVRRFESVRRPHPLQGDGRIVDGIAAERELLRELRGDADLVIDTSSLNVHELRAKMDAQFAGEEEPELRATVMSFGFKYGLPVDADLVVDMRFLPNPHWVPELRPFTGLNEEVSAYVLNQPGAKEFLDRYTELLQLVAAGYRREGKRYVTIAVGCTGGKHRSVATSEKLAARLAAEGVETVVVHRDMGRE; this comes from the coding sequence ATGAGCGAGCACGACGCACACCCCACACCCGAGCGAGATCAGGCGCCCACAGCGGCGCCCCAGGAAGCGCCCAGGGAGACCGGCGAGGATGCCGTCCCGCAGGACGCCCTCCAGGCAGGCCCCCCGCACGACGCATCCCAGGCAGGCCCCGCGCACGACGCGAGCCTCCCGCAGGACGCACCCCACGACAGCCCCCAGCAAGAAGCGCGCCAGGAAGACGGAGCACAGGTGAGTACGGACGTCACGCCGCCAGGGATCCCCGAGGCGGCCATCCCCGAGCTGGTGATTATCTCCGGCATGTCCGGGGCCGGTCGCTCGACGGCGGCCAAGTGTCTGGAGGACCTCGGCTGGTTCGTCGTGGACAACCTCCCGCCCGCCCTGATCCCCACCATGGTGGAGCTGGGCGCCCGTTCCCAGGGCAACGTGGCGCGGATCGCGGTCGTCGTCGACGTCCGCGGCCGGCGGTTCTTCGACAACCTCCGCGAGTCCCTCGCCGACCTCGAGTCGAGGAACGTCACCCGGCGGATCGTCTTCCTGGAGTCCTCCGACGACGCCCTGGTGCGCCGCTTCGAGTCGGTGCGCCGCCCGCACCCCCTCCAGGGCGACGGCCGGATCGTCGACGGCATCGCCGCCGAGCGCGAGCTGCTGCGCGAGCTGCGTGGCGACGCCGACCTGGTGATCGACACCTCCAGCCTCAACGTGCACGAGCTGCGCGCCAAGATGGACGCCCAGTTCGCCGGCGAGGAGGAGCCCGAGCTGCGGGCCACCGTCATGTCCTTCGGCTTCAAGTACGGCCTCCCGGTCGACGCCGACCTGGTCGTGGACATGCGCTTCCTGCCCAACCCGCACTGGGTCCCGGAGCTGCGCCCCTTCACCGGCCTCAACGAGGAGGTCTCGGCGTACGTCCTCAACCAGCCCGGCGCGAAGGAGTTCCTCGACCGCTACACGGAGCTCCTCCAGCTGGTTGCCGCGGGCTACCGCCGGGAGGGCAAGCGTTATGTGACCATCGCGGTCGGCTGCACGGGCGGCAAGCACCGCTCGGTGGCCACCTCGGAGAAGCTCGCCGCGCGCCTCGCGGCCGAGGGCGTGGAGACGGTGGTCGTACACCGGGACATGGGACGGGAATGA
- the yvcK gene encoding uridine diphosphate-N-acetylglucosamine-binding protein YvcK has protein sequence MTGRTPRLGRLRRVAPEGRQGRPVEARGGKPRRRGTQPKVVALGGGMGLSASLTALRRITGDLTGVVTVADDGGSSGRLRDELGVLPPGDLRKALAALCGDDDWGQTWARVIQHRFQSQGEINGHAVGNLLIVALWEQLGDHVQALDLVGKLLGAHGRVLPMSAVPLELQALVKGHDPERPEDVDTVRGQATVALTPGEVQSVHVVPHDPPAVPEAVAAVLDADWVVLGPGSWFSSVIPHLLVPELLDALTETKARRVLSLNLAPQPGETDGFSPQRHLEVLGRHAPKLALDVVLADEAAVPDRDSLTDAAKRFGAAVELAPVARPDGTPRHDPELLAAAYDRIFRMHGRIGPWR, from the coding sequence ATGACAGGACGTACTCCGCGGCTCGGCCGGCTGCGCAGGGTGGCGCCCGAGGGGCGCCAGGGTCGGCCGGTCGAGGCCCGGGGCGGCAAACCGCGCCGCCGCGGCACCCAGCCCAAGGTCGTCGCCCTCGGCGGCGGCATGGGCCTGTCCGCCTCGCTCACCGCGCTGCGCCGGATCACCGGCGACCTCACCGGCGTGGTCACGGTGGCCGACGACGGCGGCTCCAGCGGGCGGCTGCGCGACGAGCTGGGTGTGCTGCCGCCCGGCGATCTGCGCAAGGCGCTGGCCGCGCTCTGCGGCGACGACGACTGGGGCCAGACCTGGGCCCGCGTCATCCAGCACCGTTTCCAGTCGCAGGGCGAGATCAACGGCCACGCGGTCGGCAATCTGCTGATCGTCGCCCTGTGGGAGCAGCTCGGCGACCATGTCCAGGCCCTGGACCTGGTCGGCAAGCTGCTGGGCGCGCACGGGCGCGTGCTGCCCATGTCCGCCGTGCCGCTGGAGCTCCAGGCTCTGGTCAAGGGGCACGATCCGGAGCGGCCGGAGGACGTGGACACCGTACGGGGGCAGGCGACCGTGGCGCTGACGCCCGGCGAGGTGCAGTCCGTGCACGTCGTGCCGCACGACCCGCCCGCCGTCCCGGAGGCCGTCGCCGCCGTCCTGGACGCGGACTGGGTGGTGCTCGGGCCCGGTTCCTGGTTCTCCTCGGTCATCCCGCATCTGCTGGTGCCGGAACTGCTCGACGCGCTCACCGAGACGAAGGCCCGCCGGGTACTCTCGCTGAACCTCGCGCCGCAGCCCGGAGAAACCGATGGCTTCTCCCCGCAGCGTCATTTGGAGGTTTTGGGACGACACGCCCCTAAACTCGCCCTGGACGTGGTGCTGGCCGACGAGGCGGCCGTGCCCGACCGCGACTCCCTGACCGACGCCGCCAAACGGTTCGGCGCCGCGGTCGAGCTGGCCCCGGTGGCCCGGCCCGACGGTACTCCGCGGCATGATCCGGAGCTGCTGGCCGCCGCGTACGACCGTATTTTTCGGATGCATGGAAGGATCGGCCCATGGCGATGA